The Falco biarmicus isolate bFalBia1 chromosome W, bFalBia1.pri, whole genome shotgun sequence DNA window TCTGAAAAAGTGAGCATGGTGAAAATCTACCTGCAGGATCTGAAGGTATGCGGTCCTTTCATGATGGCCAGCATGTGGTTGTGTCGGGGCCAGAGAGGAAGTAGAGGAGTTATTCACACCGTCTattcttttcaaaatctgaCATTTAGGTGATGGTGTCATCAGTACAAAAGGCTTAGAACAGACTCAGAAGGGAAAGCTCATAGGAAGAATACAAAATGACTGAAGGAAAGTGATTCTTCCTGCAGTACTCCATCAGTGAGACatatgaaagaaacaaaacgAGAAAAAACCAATTGCTCATCTTTCTCTGTGCCTCATGCAGAAACAGAGTGCTCTGCAATGATGGCAGTATGGGAGAGGGAATGGATTTTCAGTGTGCAGCACGTAGTTGCAGATTGTCATACAAGCGGTATTTGTCTATGCtaacattttttactgtttcctccaccaccaccaccccctcaCCAAAAAAGCTGCTGACTCTGCTGCTGGAATCAAACAGTGCAAAAGATCTTGTCTGCCTCATCATTGGCTATTACAGACTGTTCGTGGATGCAAATATCTCCATATTTACCTGGGGAGAGAAAAACCAGCAACTGCATCGTGTCTCGGCTGaagaaggtttaaaaaaaccccagtcatTTTTTGGCCAAAGGGTGGGGAGAAAGTGGGTGGATCCTCCAGCATTAAAGGTGTTATTTCCTCCTGGGAATAGCATCATACTAGACCAGTAGCCTAGGGGTGTGCAGTGCCAGGTTTCCATCACCCCCAGACACGTTGGGCAGGGGAAGAGCACCAGTAACTGGCAGCTTTTCCCGGGAAGTGAAGGCTGAGTGCCTGTCATCGAAATGGCAAACGCGGCACTGAGCGCTTGTGCTCTTTTCACCAGCCTCCTGAGCaatttccctgctgctggcatccCTCAGCCAGGAGAGAGAGGATCTGTTTGCCTTGCTGTCCTGTCCCTTGTCAGCGTAACTGCAGCCTCGTAGGTGTTGCAGACTGAGGCTTTAGGTAAGGGTTTAGCtggctgctcttctgcagctccctccGGTACTGCTCTGCAGTAAAAACAGGcaaagcaggcaggaggaaCCAAGCCTCTGCGGACAGGTTGTGGCCCTGCAGTTCAGATTGCACCTTCTTCACCTTGTTTGCTGAGGAGCAAGTGAGGGCAGAGCTCTGTGGGCTTTGCATCCCTGCTGTGCAGACAAGTTCCTAGCCTTTGTCTGGCTgttcctcctttctgctgcaaagAACGGGCTGACAGATGTGTTTAAATCCCAGGCTACGAATCTCGAACTTGCAGTGATTCTGAAGACTCCTGGGAGCTGGATTCCTCCTCAGAGCATTGCGTGGATGCTCCTTTAGCATACAGCAGCACCCAGtggaaggaggaggagctgggagagctCCACAGTCTGGAGAAGGACAGCACAAAGCCCCAAGCTGGAGGAGGTGACCAGTGTGGTGGGGGTGACAATGCAACAGACAGCGCATCCGAGACTTCAGATTCAGCCAACACCGAGAGCCGAGGGTTTAAGACAAGTGGCTCCAGTGACTCTATGGATGCACTGGAGGAAGATGAGTTGGAAGCTTGCTCTTCCTCCAGGCCGGAGTTCTTCCACTTCTACACACCAACAGTGCAGGAGATGAGCAGCTCATACAAGAGCTTCCCCATTCATGCTGCAGGAGGCTCCAGCAGGGCCGAAACCAGAGACTACTTCTGTTTCTTGCAGGTGCCACATGCAGAGGAGCCTGGGTGTGAAGACGGACCCTCTGAGCAGAGAGGGGACGGCACTGGTGCGTCTGTGCTGGAGACCAAGCTGTCTGAGAAAAACGCCGTGGGCTATTACAACCTGTGCTACAGCGTAtcccctgcaggcagcatggaGAGGAACAACATCGGGGGCAGCCTTCAAAGAAGCCCTTGGGAAGATGGGTTGGCCCAGGAAGAGGCACTGTGTGGAGCAGAAGGGATGGCAGAGGCAAGCGACCTCATTTTGGAGCCACCCCCGGGCTTTGGTGACACCAGCTCTGAGGAGGAGTTCTATGATGCTGCAGACAGGCTCAGCCCTCTGGATGCCCTGGCAGGTAAACCCTCACCCATGTGATGCAGGTCACCTTCCACCCCCTGGGCTGGGGTGTTGCCTGTTTACCCTGTGAAGTTTTCCTGGAGGGATAATCTTTCAGCTCTTCATAGTTTTCCCAAGATTTTTGAAGGGCCTTTCAACGCCCATTCTTCATGAGCCACtcttcagcagaaatacagTGGGTGTGCACACAGGGGGCAGAGCCGCAGCTTTGCAGGGAGATTTGTCATCACATCTAAGCATTGGATCCTAGAAAAAGGTCAGTTTTGAAATGAGTCTGGCGTTCTGGAAAGTTCTCACGTTTCTGCAGGAGTTCCAGAATACCGATGTATGGCTCTGCTTGATCCTAAAGCCAACACACTCCATGAGTAAGTAAGTTCTGTGCATCCTTCTACGTGAGCTGGATCTTGGCTGATGAAAAGAGTGATGAGTCCcaaaaacagaacacagaaaagatgTGTGTCCCTGCACCGACAGGGTGGTTTGTGGCAAATATTCCCATTGTCAGACAGTACCTTTACTCTGCAATCTTCCTTCAAGCTGAGGAGAGCTAAAAAGTGTAAAATATTATTGTTCCATGCACACCCAagatcaaaaataattttcGGGTCAGGGGCATATTTCATAACTGGGTCAGGGAGCCTTGTGGCTGAGCAGCTCCCTAGTAGTAGGTACAATTTTGCCTTGCATTGATGCACAGTAACAATACCATGTTCAGGCACTAAATTGTTATGTCTGGAAATGTGGAATAAAGCTACTACTTTTAatgcaccttttttttaaaaaaaaaaaaccacctgccCAGGTGGATGTTCTCTAGAACTTTGAAGATCAGATTTTGACCCATTTTATTAGGGGCTAAAGACTATTACTGTGTTCACTTGAGGAGGTTCACTTGCCAGGACACACACAACCTGTGACGAGcagaatttcagcagaaattcGCAACCTGGAATTTCTGGTGTTTCTTGTCAGTGTTAATAGAGGTACAGCTGTAGGCAGTACTCCCTGTAGCTGGAGTTTATCCAAAATTATCACCAAATTTAACTTGAGAATTACAGCTGTACCTGCAGTCAGATCAAGCAGCTCCAGTAAACAAGGGGAGAGACTACGCAGTGCCCTTCTTCGCTGCTCTTGGACTTTAAGTTGTAGCCATGGGCCCAGACTCTGTTTTGCTTGACATAACTGATTCCAAATGGGTGCTTGATCATAACACAGGGACAGTTTTCTTTGGCACTTGGGAGCCAGGCTTTGCTGCCAAACACTGATGCCTGCAATTGCAGGACCTGTGTTAAAGAGCGTTTTGGCCCACTGCATAGACTCCTGGATATTCCGCTGCCTGTGGCTGTTTCCTGActtgcatgggttttttttttcttgccagcaGGCTACAATATGATGTCCCCATCCCAAGAGGGTACAGACAACTCCTTCTGCACCCTGAAGAAACCAAGATGTTACAGCTTGGAGGAGGACCTGATGACAAGGCAGACAGCAAGGGAGAAGcacaggaaggagaaggagctgaCATACACCAAAagcctgaggaagaggaggtcTTTCTTGAAAACTGATTACACCTCGCAGGTCACTTTCCCCTTGGCTTTGCCAggctctctgcagagctgctgctcctggccacCCTCCCCACCACGCCTTGCTCAGCGCCCTGCTCCATGCTCGTCAGAGGACATCAAGAAGGATGCAGCACTGGGGcttcctgcagccacccaggcCCAGAGAGATGCTGCTAGCTCAAATACATCTTCTGACCTGATGGAAATGGAGCCTGACACCCTGGAAACAAAATCACTGACTGACTCTGtgctttcttccatttcagctgTTCGCCTGCCAGGTGACCTGCACAGGGAGGAGAGTGCAGGTGTCACCACGCATGTGGACGGTGGTCTCCAACCTGCACATGCTGTACATCCACCTTCCCTGTCCCTGGAGGAAGCTGTGCCCCTTCCTGGGGgacaaagcagagctgctgagggaagTTCCTCCATGAAGGCATGTACTGGGTGGCTGAGTGAGGAGAGCTGTGTGGCCACCGGCAGTTGGCTGGCCCAAGTGGCACTGGAGGAGGCGGGTGAGGTGGTGGCAGCCCAGCATACAACTGGTGATGTACCCCCATTCCTGGGCCAAGAGGTAACCTGCCCTGCTAACGGACACATGCTGCTGCCATCAGCTCATGGTCCCAGTGTGGCATCTCCCCTTGAGGTTGCCCAGGACCAGGACCTCACATCACCCAGCCCATCTCAGGAAAGGGTAGATAGCCCACGAGAGCTTTTGGCCTCTCAGAAGACCTGTGGGTGCCTGGGGGCTGATGCTGTCAGAAAGGAGATGCAAACAGCTCCAGCTGAATCACCCTTTGAGAAAGAGTTGGTAAGCAGCCAGGATGAAGCAGAGCCCAGAAAAGACATGGGAAATGGGGCTcacaagcagctgcagcctgttcAGACCCCTCTTCCTAAAGAACAGGCTGGTGAGGTGGGGAAGGACTCTCCTCTGACTCCATCTCTAAGGCTTTCCGTCTCCTCAGGCCCAATTCCCTTGGGCTCACTGGGGAAAAGAGCAGGAGATCATGGGGCTTCAaaactctgctttctctgctttaaCTACAAGAAGGATGAGCAGACCCCTTCTGACCCCATCATGACCAGGTCCTTGGCTTTTTCCACAGTGAAGATGACCTCTCCACCACAGCTTGGGGTGGACAAGTGCAGCTGTCGGCTGTCCTATATCAGCTGCTTCCATAGAGCTGATGACAAGGGGGAACATGAAACCACCATCCCCACGTGCAGCACGTTTGTGGGGCCTCTCACCACACCACCATCCAGCGGCTGCGGTCTTCCTGGGACCTCTCTGAGCCGTTACCCGGTCTCCATTGGGAGGGATGCAGCATGGGAGGACCCTCATGTCCAAGCCCTCAGCCAGCTGAAGGACCAAGCAAGAATGAGCCCTGCAGATTTCTCCTGCTTCCTAGCCTACACCACAGAGCTTCAGGAGGTCGTTGGGAAGCTCTCTGGGAATGAAGCAACCCACCTGCAAGATCAATGTGCAGAGCAGGGTGCTGAAAGTAAGGGTGCCCTTGGATTAGCCTCTCAGGAGCTGCTGTCCAGTTGCCAGGAGTTCCTGAAAACAGAGCAGTCCCTCCAAGAGCTGCAGGGGGCACTCAGGGTGACGTTTGACCACCTGGTCCAGCTAGCAGTGGCCTGCTTCCAGGTGACGCACTGccagctgtgcaggcagaggcagcaggagctcGGGGCCGCGCTTGTGGATGTGGTGGGCACCTACCACCAGCTTGTGCAGGCCGTTCACCAGCAGCTTCACAGGCAAGGCTGCCCAGATCTGGGTGCCAAGCTCCTCGCCCACCAACATACAGCCTTTACAGCTGCCATGTTTTGTCTCCTGCAGCAGTTCAGGGTACCCCCCTTGTCGTGACGGGGCGGTTCGGTGGCGCGCACACACACGCATCGGGTGGGGAAGAGCCCAGCCGCGTTCCCTTCTCTACCCTAACAGGCTCTCCCCATCAGGATGTGTAGCATCAATAACGGTCACGGGACTTGTCCATGCATGTTGGCTTCGCTGCGCCAAGAGCTGCCCTGGCCGGGgggtgggcacagggcagggcatCCTGCCCTCCAGCCTAGCTTCGTGGAATTCTGCGTACACAATCTGTATGTAAGAGGCAAACTCACAGAGCGCTCTCAACGCTTTATGTATCTTGCCTGGGGCTTGTCCCTCACTTCCCAAAGGCCTGGCAGGTGGCCAGTCTCAAAGGGTTGTCCTAGCCACCTTCTGTCACCTGTGGAGAAAGGTGGGGCTTTTTGGCCTGCCCTTCCTCCCATTCCTTACTCTCCAAGGCAGACCCGGAAGTAGAGCGATGTCAAATAGCAGTGCGAAGGAACGCAGGCTGCTCTGGCCACCTCCTGTGGCTGAGGATGTGCCTGGGCTTGTAAGAGAAACCTCTCTGGCAACAAAACTATATACTAGTATTTAGCTGTGTCGCCTTACAAGAGCAGAAGAGAGAGTTGTCCGGGGTGAGGGAGGCAACACTATATCCTACTCTTCCGATACGGTTTCTGTGTCAGCCAGCTTTTCTATTCCCGTTTTGCTAGCGCTGGAGAAAGTCCCTCATTAACCCTCCACGCTACTTTGGATCCGTGTCTTCCAGAAGGCACAGGTAAGGCCTTCAGACTGAAATGACCTTCACAGCCGTGAGGATGACCCGTTACGCCGGCCTCCCTAGGAGAGGGCAAGCCTCTTTTGCCAGCTTTTTCAGTAGCTCTTCTCCCATCGCGCACGGCACAGCCCTGGCAAGCATGAGCCATCTGCCCTTAGGTACCATCCTGTTGCGCATCCTAGTCAGCACTCCGGTGCTGGAGGCGCGAtttcacccccccaccccccaggatGAAGACAGCAGAGGCAGGTCCCCGATTGCTGGCATCTAACTTTGGGACTTCCTCCTCCGAGGGATGCTGCACACACTtctgtccccaagcaccagGGCAGCATGGGGACAGTATTGTCCTGTGGTTCTGTAACATCAGAGGGAGGCCACCTCCACTTTTTTTTGGCTCGTTCCATGGAATGCTTCTGGAGGGCTTTAAGGCAAGTCCTTGCAGTTGAACCCAGGTGTggaagaggagagcagctggggcagaAAGGAGTGTCACAGCCCCTCGGAGACCTCTCTATCCAGGCAGATTCCCAAGAGCCAGGCAAGCAAACACCCAGCAACCTTTGTTATCCCTGCACCAAACCCCCCAGAACCGCTGCTCTCGCACTGTGCCTGCAGACAGCCAAGCTAGCAAGCCAAGGGCAGTCTGCTCTGCTGACCAGACAGGGACAGGGTGGCCACAGTACCTCCAGCCACTGGGTTAGCATATGCTGCTACCTAGCAAACTCAGGGGCTCAAGTAGCAGGTTAAAGTCTCTTACACAGGAGCCCAAGTGCAGACCTCTAACTACACACAACAGCTGATGGAACAGGGAGACATGAAGAGTAAGAACTGGAAGAGCACGTGGGATGCTGGGTGAACCCGGAGGGCACAGCAAAGCAACGGGCACCAGCAAACACAAATTCAGCTTGTGTGGGGAGCAACAACCACCAGTAACTGTAAAGATGCAATCGGAGTTTAAGagtaaacattttattttagcgTAGATGCACAGAATTAGCTGTAGGCTTCAACAACTCGCCAAGTCTTCAATTGGTTTAAAGTAGTTAGGACATGGTGCACCTAAGAATAGTTTCTCCACTGGGGAGCCACTTCCCATGTGGTGTTCCCCAGCTTTTTCCGTGGGAAGGAATCTTCCTCACCACCGAGCTTTGCAATTCTAACTTCACCTTACTTACTGTTTAATCGAGGTGAAATAGCCTAAAGCTCTCATCCCTGTTCCAGAACAAATGTAGATGCAGGAGTCAGAAACACTCTAAGCAGCATCTGCAATGAAGCAAAACTGAATTCCTGTCAAGTTTTCACTTGATCCCAGGGCTCAATcagttgtgggggtttttttctgttcaaggGGAAAAGTAATTCCCAGCATTGTACTGCTGAGGTAGAACATGACACTCTCGACAAGGTCCTCAAACAAGATTtaagcagagctgttttctctATGCACATTCATGCTGGTTACTCTGCTTGAAATCTGGAGTTTGCCTTTCTTGTATGCACAGCTCCTTaccatcaaaaaataaaaagagtttTCTTGTGCATTGTCACGCTGAGGTATTTCCACTTATTTCCCCGCATCTGGTAGCACATAACCTTTTCCAGAAGAAACTCCCGCTTTCAAAGCTGCTGGCCAGCATCGCGTCTCGTAGTAAGTTGCTAAGACATCAAAGACTGTTGGGAACAGAGATGTACCACGCTGTGAAACCGGTGTATCAGTAGCAGGCTCTACaatacaccaccaccaccaccccgatTGCAAAACATCAGGACGTGGTAATAGCTGATGCCAGAGAAGGTTAGCATGGAGTCTGCATTCCCTCCCATGTCAAATCtggtgagtgagtgagtgagtgagtgagtgagtgagtgagtgagtgagtgagtgaggcTAATTTGAAGATGGCTTTGGGGAGCTCTGGTTAGGAACAGCAGAGGCTGCGTCAACTAAAGCAAGGTGCCCGCAGTCACCACGCTGACGGACCCGTGCTGTCCTGTCTGTGCCACTGACCATACACCCGGAAGCACATCATACCCGTGTCTCCACATCAGGGCTCCCCTAGAACACGCAGTGGCCTCCAGCAGCTATGCCTGGTGCTCTGCAGTGCCCTCTGCCCCCTCTGCTTGTGCTGATGGAGACGGCAATGGCTTCTCCCCCCATTACTGAGCACTGGGCCCCCGTTTTGCAAACCACTGCTTAGTGCTCGACagcctccccccctcctccagcccaggcaACCGACAGGACACAGCGCAGCCTCGCACCTTGATTAATGGCCAGCGTCTCCGAGTGGTAGTTTTTGGTGTTAACTGCTTTCACCATGTACTCACGAATGGGGAGGCGGGCTGTTTGCAAGGACTGC harbors:
- the LOC130141956 gene encoding FERM and PDZ domain-containing protein 1-like isoform X5, with protein sequence MEDLEANLIQTRKACRIEQVVAKWLHRSRDGASRGRVSVTDSTSDGSGQPASRVKLTVTVYKDLILHHYGFEICPNLPLTIASVTAGSTAEGKLQPGDQLLRINSTAVDDMSVERAADIIREAGDELVLTVLRCTSGGPKSSFLTAEKRARLKTNPVKVRFAEEVLVNGHTQGNSLLCMPNVLKVYLENGQTKAFRFETSTTVKDIVLTLKEKLSIQSIVHFALALEEQYNMAKIHLLHEEELIEQVVQKRECHDYRCLFRVCFVPKDPLDLLQEDPIAFEYLYLQSCSDVLHERFAVEMKCSVALRLAALHIQERIYACAQPQKVSLKYIERDWGIENFISPTLLRNMSGKDIKKAISYHMKRNQVLLDPRQKLQDRESYVALLVGAKYGVSQIINNKLNIITSLAEFANISRVELTEESEKVSMVKIYLQDLKLLTLLLESNSAKDLVCLIIGYYRLFVDANISIFTWGEKNQQLHRVSAEEGYESRTCSDSEDSWELDSSSEHCVDAPLAYSSTQWKEEELGELHSLEKDSTKPQAGGGDQCGGGDNATDSASETSDSANTESRGFKTSGSSDSMDALEEDELEACSSSRPEFFHFYTPTVQEMSSSYKSFPIHAAGGSSRAETRDYFCFLQVPHAEEPGCEDGPSEQRGDGTGASVLETKLSEKNAVGYYNLCYSVSPAGSMERNNIGGSLQRSPWEDGLAQEEALCGAEGMAEASDLILEPPPGFGDTSSEEEFYDAADRLSPLDALAGYNMMSPSQEGTDNSFCTLKKPRCYSLEEDLMTRQTAREKHRKEKELTYTKSLRKRRSFLKTDYTSQVTFPLALPGSLQSCCSWPPSPPRLAQRPAPCSSEDIKKDAALGLPAATQAQRDAASSNTSSDLMEMEPDTLETKSLTDSVLSSISAVRLPGDLHREESAGVTTHVDGGLQPAHAVHPPSLSLEEAVPLPGGQSRAAEGSSSMKACTGWLSEESCVATGSWLAQVALEEAGEVVAAQHTTGDVPPFLGQEVTCPANGHMLLPSAHGPSVASPLEVAQDQDLTSPSPSQERVDSPRELLASQKTCGCLGADAVRKEMQTAPAESPFEKELVSSQDEAEPRKDMGNGAHKQLQPVQTPLPKEQAGEVGKDSPLTPSLRLSVSSGPIPLGSLGKRAGDHGASKLCFLCFNYKKDEQTPSDPIMTRSLAFSTVKMTSPPQLGVDKCSCRLSYISCFHRADDKGEHETTIPTCSTFVGPLTTPPSSGCGLPGTSLSRYPVSIGRDAAWEDPHVQALSQLKDQARMSPADFSCFLAYTTELQEVVGKLSGNEATHLQDQCAEQGAESKGALGLASQELLSSCQEFLKTEQSLQELQGALRVTFDHLVQLAVACFQVTHCQLCRQRQQELGAALVDVVGTYHQLVQAVHQQLHRQGCPDLGAKLLAHQHTAFTAAMFCLLQQFRVPPLS
- the LOC130141956 gene encoding FERM and PDZ domain-containing protein 1-like isoform X1, whose translation is MEDLEANLIQTRKACRIEQVVAKWLHRSRDGASRGRVSVTDSTSDGSGQPASRVKLTVTVYKDLILHHYGFEICPNLPLTIASVTAGSTAEGKLQPGDQLLRINSTAVDDMSVERAADIIREAGDELVLTVLRCTSGGPKSSFLTAEKRARLKTNPVKVRFAEEVLVNGHTQGNSLLCMPNVLKVYLENGQTKAFRFETSTTVKDIVLTLKEKLSIQSIVHFALALEEQYNMAKIHLLHEEELIEQVVQKRECHDYRCLFRVCFVPKDPLDLLQEDPIAFEYLYLQSCSDVLHERFAVEMKCSVALRLAALHIQERIYACAQPQKVSLKYIERDWGIENFISPTLLRNMSGKDIKKAISYHMKRNQVLLDPRQKHMLAAVQVRLSYLQILGDLKMYNGKIFNATLMLQDRESYVALLVGAKYGVSQIINNKLNIITSLAEFANISRVELTEESEKVSMVKIYLQDLKLLTLLLESNSAKDLVCLIIGYYRLFVDANISIFTWGEKNQQLHRVSAEEGYESRTCSDSEDSWELDSSSEHCVDAPLAYSSTQWKEEELGELHSLEKDSTKPQAGGGDQCGGGDNATDSASETSDSANTESRGFKTSGSSDSMDALEEDELEACSSSRPEFFHFYTPTVQEMSSSYKSFPIHAAGGSSRAETRDYFCFLQVPHAEEPGCEDGPSEQRGDGTGASVLETKLSEKNAVGYYNLCYSVSPAGSMERNNIGGSLQRSPWEDGLAQEEALCGAEGMAEASDLILEPPPGFGDTSSEEEFYDAADRLSPLDALAGYNMMSPSQEGTDNSFCTLKKPRCYSLEEDLMTRQTAREKHRKEKELTYTKSLRKRRSFLKTDYTSQVTFPLALPGSLQSCCSWPPSPPRLAQRPAPCSSEDIKKDAALGLPAATQAQRDAASSNTSSDLMEMEPDTLETKSLTDSVLSSISAVRLPGDLHREESAGVTTHVDGGLQPAHAVHPPSLSLEEAVPLPGGQSRAAEGSSSMKACTGWLSEESCVATGSWLAQVALEEAGEVVAAQHTTGDVPPFLGQEVTCPANGHMLLPSAHGPSVASPLEVAQDQDLTSPSPSQERVDSPRELLASQKTCGCLGADAVRKEMQTAPAESPFEKELVSSQDEAEPRKDMGNGAHKQLQPVQTPLPKEQAGEVGKDSPLTPSLRLSVSSGPIPLGSLGKRAGDHGASKLCFLCFNYKKDEQTPSDPIMTRSLAFSTVKMTSPPQLGVDKCSCRLSYISCFHRADDKGEHETTIPTCSTFVGPLTTPPSSGCGLPGTSLSRYPVSIGRDAAWEDPHVQALSQLKDQARMSPADFSCFLAYTTELQEVVGKLSGNEATHLQDQCAEQGAESKGALGLASQELLSSCQEFLKTEQSLQELQGALRVTFDHLVQLAVACFQVTHCQLCRQRQQELGAALVDVVGTYHQLVQAVHQQLHRQGCPDLGAKLLAHQHTAFTAAMFCLLQQFRVPPLS
- the LOC130141956 gene encoding FERM and PDZ domain-containing protein 1-like isoform X4; the encoded protein is MEDLEANLIQTRKACRIEQVVAKWLHRSRDGASRGRVSVTDSTSDGSGQPASRVKLTVTVYKDLILHHYGFEICPNLPLTIASVTAGSTAEGKLQPGDQLLRINSTAVDDMSVERAADIIREAGDELVLTVLRCTSGGPKSSFLTAEKRARLKTNPVKVRFAEEVLVNGHTQDIVLTLKEKLSIQSIVHFALALEEQYNMAKIHLLHEEELIEQVVQKRECHDYRCLFRVCFVPKDPLDLLQEDPIAFEYLYLQSCSDVLHERFAVEMKCSVALRLAALHIQERIYACAQPQKVSLKYIERDWGIENFISPTLLRNMSGKDIKKAISYHMKRNQVLLDPRQKHMLAAVQVRLSYLQILGDLKMYNGKIFNATLMLQDRESYVALLVGAKYGVSQIINNKLNIITSLAEFANISRVELTEESEKVSMVKIYLQDLKLLTLLLESNSAKDLVCLIIGYYRLFVDANISIFTWGEKNQQLHRVSAEEGYESRTCSDSEDSWELDSSSEHCVDAPLAYSSTQWKEEELGELHSLEKDSTKPQAGGGDQCGGGDNATDSASETSDSANTESRGFKTSGSSDSMDALEEDELEACSSSRPEFFHFYTPTVQEMSSSYKSFPIHAAGGSSRAETRDYFCFLQVPHAEEPGCEDGPSEQRGDGTGASVLETKLSEKNAVGYYNLCYSVSPAGSMERNNIGGSLQRSPWEDGLAQEEALCGAEGMAEASDLILEPPPGFGDTSSEEEFYDAADRLSPLDALAGYNMMSPSQEGTDNSFCTLKKPRCYSLEEDLMTRQTAREKHRKEKELTYTKSLRKRRSFLKTDYTSQVTFPLALPGSLQSCCSWPPSPPRLAQRPAPCSSEDIKKDAALGLPAATQAQRDAASSNTSSDLMEMEPDTLETKSLTDSVLSSISAVRLPGDLHREESAGVTTHVDGGLQPAHAVHPPSLSLEEAVPLPGGQSRAAEGSSSMKACTGWLSEESCVATGSWLAQVALEEAGEVVAAQHTTGDVPPFLGQEVTCPANGHMLLPSAHGPSVASPLEVAQDQDLTSPSPSQERVDSPRELLASQKTCGCLGADAVRKEMQTAPAESPFEKELVSSQDEAEPRKDMGNGAHKQLQPVQTPLPKEQAGEVGKDSPLTPSLRLSVSSGPIPLGSLGKRAGDHGASKLCFLCFNYKKDEQTPSDPIMTRSLAFSTVKMTSPPQLGVDKCSCRLSYISCFHRADDKGEHETTIPTCSTFVGPLTTPPSSGCGLPGTSLSRYPVSIGRDAAWEDPHVQALSQLKDQARMSPADFSCFLAYTTELQEVVGKLSGNEATHLQDQCAEQGAESKGALGLASQELLSSCQEFLKTEQSLQELQGALRVTFDHLVQLAVACFQVTHCQLCRQRQQELGAALVDVVGTYHQLVQAVHQQLHRQGCPDLGAKLLAHQHTAFTAAMFCLLQQFRVPPLS
- the LOC130141956 gene encoding FERM and PDZ domain-containing protein 1-like isoform X2; protein product: MALKSVQTFLLRLHLSLQVAEGSHHAGNAAHISRGLLQHFGLDGGVLAYAVSCWGETRRVRPWCRPAERKRWLRQLAGSTAEGKLQPGDQLLRINSTAVDDMSVERAADIIREAGDELVLTVLRCTSGGPKSSFLTAEKRARLKTNPVKVRFAEEVLVNGHTQGNSLLCMPNVLKVYLENGQTKAFRFETSTTVKDIVLTLKEKLSIQSIVHFALALEEQYNMAKIHLLHEEELIEQVVQKRECHDYRCLFRVCFVPKDPLDLLQEDPIAFEYLYLQSCSDVLHERFAVEMKCSVALRLAALHIQERIYACAQPQKVSLKYIERDWGIENFISPTLLRNMSGKDIKKAISYHMKRNQVLLDPRQKHMLAAVQVRLSYLQILGDLKMYNGKIFNATLMLQDRESYVALLVGAKYGVSQIINNKLNIITSLAEFANISRVELTEESEKVSMVKIYLQDLKLLTLLLESNSAKDLVCLIIGYYRLFVDANISIFTWGEKNQQLHRVSAEEGYESRTCSDSEDSWELDSSSEHCVDAPLAYSSTQWKEEELGELHSLEKDSTKPQAGGGDQCGGGDNATDSASETSDSANTESRGFKTSGSSDSMDALEEDELEACSSSRPEFFHFYTPTVQEMSSSYKSFPIHAAGGSSRAETRDYFCFLQVPHAEEPGCEDGPSEQRGDGTGASVLETKLSEKNAVGYYNLCYSVSPAGSMERNNIGGSLQRSPWEDGLAQEEALCGAEGMAEASDLILEPPPGFGDTSSEEEFYDAADRLSPLDALAGYNMMSPSQEGTDNSFCTLKKPRCYSLEEDLMTRQTAREKHRKEKELTYTKSLRKRRSFLKTDYTSQVTFPLALPGSLQSCCSWPPSPPRLAQRPAPCSSEDIKKDAALGLPAATQAQRDAASSNTSSDLMEMEPDTLETKSLTDSVLSSISAVRLPGDLHREESAGVTTHVDGGLQPAHAVHPPSLSLEEAVPLPGGQSRAAEGSSSMKACTGWLSEESCVATGSWLAQVALEEAGEVVAAQHTTGDVPPFLGQEVTCPANGHMLLPSAHGPSVASPLEVAQDQDLTSPSPSQERVDSPRELLASQKTCGCLGADAVRKEMQTAPAESPFEKELVSSQDEAEPRKDMGNGAHKQLQPVQTPLPKEQAGEVGKDSPLTPSLRLSVSSGPIPLGSLGKRAGDHGASKLCFLCFNYKKDEQTPSDPIMTRSLAFSTVKMTSPPQLGVDKCSCRLSYISCFHRADDKGEHETTIPTCSTFVGPLTTPPSSGCGLPGTSLSRYPVSIGRDAAWEDPHVQALSQLKDQARMSPADFSCFLAYTTELQEVVGKLSGNEATHLQDQCAEQGAESKGALGLASQELLSSCQEFLKTEQSLQELQGALRVTFDHLVQLAVACFQVTHCQLCRQRQQELGAALVDVVGTYHQLVQAVHQQLHRQGCPDLGAKLLAHQHTAFTAAMFCLLQQFRVPPLS